One part of the Vogesella sp. LIG4 genome encodes these proteins:
- a CDS encoding nucleoside-diphosphate sugar epimerase/dehydratase, translating to MLEKLFAFSRHHKMALLMLLDALLLPLAMWSAVVLRLGGNWDPKLDPYLWIFAVPPLWVLPIFIKLGLYRAVLKFLDDRIVYTVVVGVSLSVLVLMAVILMAGIGPFPRTSIIIFWVFAMAYIGGSRFLLRGVVRRIDALDAPRRPVIIYGAGRAGLQLMVALQEGREYRPLAFVDDNPQLWGRTYRGLMVHDPATIVALVDDTDAELILLAMPSASRGRHRQILEQLEALHVPIKRLPGMADLVSGEVRVDELREVEIDDLLGRDPVPPRGELLAANIHGKVVMVTGAGGSIGAELCRQIVKQQPARIVLFELTEFALYSIDQELARLAPAVARVPVLGTVTDLARLTSVMQAFAVETVYHAAAYKHVPMVEHNPIAGIVNNAFGTDSCAQAAEAAGVATFVLISTDKAVRPTNVMGASKRLAELTLQARHARGSATRFVMVRFGNVLGSSGSVVPLFKRQIAAGGPVTLTHPDITRYFMTIPEAAQLVIQAGAMGQGGDVFVLDMGEPVKIIDLARRMIHLSGLEVRDEQHPHGDIEIRCTGLRPGEKLYEELLIGDGVLATDHPRIMRAQEYHLPPAELDGHLAALTAACDALDAAQAFALLQGVVHEFRAAEATADWVNQARRP from the coding sequence ATGCTGGAAAAACTGTTTGCCTTCTCGCGCCATCACAAGATGGCCTTGTTGATGCTGCTGGATGCGCTGCTGCTGCCGCTGGCAATGTGGAGCGCGGTAGTGCTGCGCCTGGGCGGCAACTGGGACCCGAAGCTGGACCCCTACCTGTGGATTTTCGCGGTGCCGCCGCTGTGGGTGCTGCCCATCTTCATCAAGCTGGGGCTGTACCGCGCGGTGCTCAAATTCCTCGACGACCGCATCGTCTATACCGTGGTGGTTGGCGTATCACTGTCGGTGCTGGTGCTGATGGCGGTGATCCTGATGGCCGGCATCGGGCCGTTCCCGCGCACCTCCATCATCATCTTCTGGGTGTTCGCCATGGCCTACATCGGCGGCAGCCGCTTCCTGCTGCGCGGCGTGGTGCGCCGTATCGACGCGCTGGATGCGCCGCGGCGGCCGGTGATCATCTACGGCGCCGGCCGTGCCGGCCTGCAGCTGATGGTGGCGCTGCAGGAAGGCCGCGAATACCGGCCGCTGGCCTTCGTGGACGACAACCCGCAGCTGTGGGGCCGCACCTACCGCGGCCTGATGGTGCACGACCCGGCCACCATCGTGGCGCTGGTGGACGATACCGATGCCGAGTTGATCCTGCTGGCGATGCCGTCGGCCAGTCGTGGCCGCCACCGCCAGATCCTGGAGCAGCTGGAAGCCCTGCACGTACCGATCAAGCGCCTGCCGGGCATGGCCGACCTGGTGTCTGGCGAAGTGCGGGTGGACGAGCTGCGCGAGGTGGAGATCGACGACCTGCTGGGCCGCGACCCGGTGCCGCCGCGTGGCGAACTCCTTGCGGCCAACATTCACGGCAAGGTGGTGATGGTGACCGGCGCCGGCGGCTCCATCGGTGCCGAACTGTGCCGCCAGATCGTCAAGCAGCAGCCGGCGCGCATCGTGTTGTTCGAACTCACCGAATTTGCGCTGTACAGCATCGACCAGGAACTGGCGCGGCTGGCGCCGGCGGTGGCGCGGGTGCCGGTACTGGGCACGGTGACCGATCTCGCGCGGCTCACCTCGGTGATGCAGGCGTTCGCGGTGGAAACCGTGTACCACGCCGCCGCCTACAAGCATGTGCCGATGGTGGAACATAACCCGATTGCCGGCATCGTCAACAATGCCTTCGGTACCGACAGCTGCGCGCAGGCGGCGGAGGCGGCCGGCGTGGCTACTTTCGTGCTGATTTCTACTGATAAAGCCGTGCGGCCAACCAATGTGATGGGCGCCAGCAAGCGGCTGGCCGAGCTCACGCTGCAGGCGCGGCACGCGCGCGGCAGCGCCACCCGCTTCGTGATGGTGCGCTTCGGCAACGTGCTGGGCAGCTCCGGCTCGGTGGTGCCGCTGTTCAAGCGCCAGATCGCCGCTGGCGGCCCGGTGACGCTGACCCACCCGGACATCACCCGCTACTTCATGACCATTCCCGAGGCGGCGCAGCTGGTGATCCAGGCCGGGGCGATGGGGCAGGGCGGCGACGTGTTCGTGCTGGACATGGGCGAGCCGGTGAAGATCATCGACTTGGCGCGACGCATGATTCACCTGTCCGGGCTGGAGGTGCGCGACGAGCAGCACCCGCACGGCGATATCGAAATCCGCTGCACCGGGCTGCGCCCGGGCGAGAAGCTGTACGAGGAGTTGCTGATTGGCGACGGTGTGCTGGCCACCGACCACCCGCGCATCATGCGCGCGCAGGAATACCACCTGCCGCCGGCGGAGCTGGACGGGCACCTGGCGGCGCTGACGGCGGCCTGCGACGCGCTGGATGCGGCGCAGGCGTTTGCGCTGCTGCAGGGCGTGGTGCATGAGTTCCGCGCCGCCGAGGCCACCGCGGACTGGGTGAACCAGGCGCGACGTCCCTGA
- a CDS encoding DUF1345 domain-containing protein → MTTTHQHRHRVTMPLRMLLVRPRLLSSGLFGLAVALLAQAQTLLPVRGITAFTLGWNAGAVLYLLLIGYMMSGASLERIRHRALREDVGQRTIMALVVASAITCLLAIVLELSVARELHGAVRIGHVVLSALTILTSWLFTQTMFALHYAHVYFSGQLRGEEPALQFPGCDTPDYGDFFYFSVVIGTSGQTADVCLASRQMRRIGTVHCTLSFLFNITVVALMINILAGLF, encoded by the coding sequence ATGACTACCACGCATCAACATCGCCACCGCGTCACCATGCCGCTGCGCATGCTGCTGGTGCGGCCACGGCTGCTGTCGTCCGGGCTGTTCGGCCTGGCGGTGGCGCTGCTGGCCCAGGCGCAGACGCTGCTGCCGGTGCGCGGCATCACCGCCTTCACCCTGGGCTGGAACGCCGGCGCCGTGCTGTACCTGCTGCTGATCGGCTATATGATGTCCGGCGCCAGCCTGGAGCGCATCCGCCACCGCGCGCTGCGCGAGGACGTGGGCCAGCGCACCATCATGGCGCTGGTGGTGGCCTCGGCCATTACCTGCCTGCTGGCCATCGTGCTGGAGCTGTCGGTGGCGCGCGAGCTGCACGGCGCGGTGCGCATCGGCCATGTGGTGCTGTCGGCGCTCACCATCCTGACCTCCTGGCTGTTCACCCAGACCATGTTTGCGCTGCACTACGCGCATGTCTATTTCAGCGGCCAGCTGCGCGGCGAAGAGCCGGCGCTGCAGTTTCCGGGTTGCGACACGCCGGACTACGGCGACTTTTTCTATTTCTCGGTGGTGATCGGCACCTCGGGACAGACGGCGGACGTGTGCCTGGCCAGCCGCCAGATGCGCCGCATCGGCACCGTGCATTGCACGCTGTCCTTCCTGTTCAACATCACCGTGGTGGCATTGATGATCAATATCCTGGCCGGGCTGTTCTAG
- a CDS encoding glycosyltransferase family 4 protein translates to MRILYINHYAGSPQHGMEFRPYYLAREWVQAGHEVHMLAADYSHLRQHNPQLGSNYADQDIDGIRYTWCRTPRYEGNGLKRVINIFRFLGRVMGLSGRYLKQWRPDVVIASSTYPLDTIPAAFIAGKTGAKLVYEVHDLWPLTPVEVGGMSPKHPFIRLLQWAEDFGYRKADTVVSMLPCAKDYMLAHGMAPEKYVVIPNGVDVAEWQGASEPLPAEHRMRLAQLKADKRFIVGYAGGHGLANALDFLLQAASQLPQESSVHMVLVGDGPDKAALVSQAQALGLQNVTFLPSIPKHAVPAFLVECDALYIGWRKLPIYRFGINPNKLFDYMMAGKPVVHSVEAGNDMVAEAGAGISVGAEDPAAIADALQRMAALTPNERGRMGAAGKAYVLARHDYAVLAKRFLHCMQ, encoded by the coding sequence GTGCGCATTCTGTATATCAACCACTACGCCGGCAGCCCGCAGCACGGCATGGAGTTCCGCCCCTACTACCTGGCCCGCGAATGGGTGCAGGCCGGGCACGAGGTACACATGCTGGCGGCGGACTACTCGCACCTGCGCCAGCACAACCCGCAACTGGGCAGCAACTACGCCGACCAGGACATCGACGGCATCCGCTACACCTGGTGCCGCACCCCGCGCTACGAGGGCAACGGCCTGAAGCGGGTGATCAACATCTTCCGCTTCCTGGGGCGGGTGATGGGCCTGTCCGGGCGCTACCTCAAGCAATGGCGGCCGGACGTGGTGATTGCTTCCTCCACCTACCCGCTGGACACCATCCCGGCGGCCTTCATCGCCGGCAAGACCGGGGCGAAGCTGGTGTACGAGGTGCATGACCTGTGGCCGCTGACCCCGGTGGAAGTGGGGGGCATGAGCCCGAAGCATCCGTTCATCCGCCTGCTGCAGTGGGCGGAAGACTTTGGCTACCGCAAGGCGGACACCGTGGTGTCGATGCTGCCGTGCGCGAAGGACTACATGCTGGCGCATGGCATGGCGCCGGAAAAATACGTGGTGATTCCCAATGGCGTGGATGTGGCCGAGTGGCAGGGTGCCAGCGAGCCGCTGCCGGCCGAGCATCGCATGCGCCTGGCGCAGCTGAAGGCGGACAAGCGCTTCATCGTCGGTTACGCCGGCGGCCACGGGCTGGCCAATGCGCTGGACTTCCTGCTGCAGGCGGCCAGCCAGCTGCCGCAAGAGAGCAGTGTGCACATGGTGCTGGTGGGCGATGGCCCGGACAAGGCGGCGCTGGTCAGCCAGGCGCAGGCGCTGGGGCTGCAGAACGTCACCTTCCTGCCGTCCATCCCCAAGCACGCGGTGCCGGCCTTCCTCGTCGAGTGCGATGCGCTGTACATCGGCTGGCGCAAGCTGCCCATCTACCGCTTCGGCATCAACCCGAACAAGCTGTTCGACTACATGATGGCCGGCAAGCCGGTGGTGCATTCGGTGGAGGCCGGCAACGACATGGTGGCCGAGGCAGGCGCCGGCATCAGCGTGGGCGCGGAAGATCCGGCAGCCATCGCCGATGCACTGCAGCGCATGGCGGCGCTGACGCCGAACGAACGCGGCCGCATGGGCGCTGCCGGCAAAGCTTACGTGCTGGCCAGGCACGATTACGCGGTGCTGGCGAAACGTTTCCTGCATTGCATGCAGTAA
- a CDS encoding acyltransferase yields the protein MSQQQPHIRFDFADGLRGLAMLSVVLFHYTQIFWQRRDRIAEVMNLPQVEGYHGASFVLPFNLGAVGVGLFLLISGLLIPLSLTRMGAARFAVSRFFRIYPTYWAGLALTVTALWLASWLPDGEFDVTRADVLGHASIAFQDWLGGSNIDPVMWTLKVELWFYAMLGAAFAITGRRIKWAIWLLLPLVAWLTRYAEPNNFQTIVCYFPLMFAGCWLYFYRSGQAGKLETVAHFIVLLALFVWVTNWGSVELYASYGIGIALFLAGALWPQLVAAPLLTRVASVSYAWYVCHSVPGYAILFTLAQYGTPWWLMVIIALAATWCLALAINRFVEQPTQKIGKRLADKLK from the coding sequence ATGAGCCAGCAACAGCCACACATCCGCTTCGACTTCGCCGACGGCCTGCGCGGCCTGGCCATGCTCTCCGTGGTGCTGTTCCACTACACGCAGATCTTCTGGCAGCGCCGCGACCGCATCGCCGAGGTGATGAACCTGCCGCAGGTCGAAGGCTACCACGGTGCCTCCTTCGTGCTGCCGTTCAACCTGGGCGCGGTGGGGGTGGGGCTGTTCCTGCTGATTTCCGGGCTGCTGATTCCGCTGTCGCTCACCCGCATGGGCGCGGCGCGCTTCGCGGTGTCGCGCTTCTTCCGCATCTACCCCACCTACTGGGCCGGCCTCGCGCTGACGGTGACTGCCTTGTGGCTGGCATCCTGGCTGCCGGACGGCGAGTTCGACGTCACCCGCGCCGATGTGCTGGGCCATGCCAGCATCGCCTTCCAGGACTGGCTGGGCGGCAGCAATATCGACCCGGTGATGTGGACGCTGAAAGTGGAGCTGTGGTTCTACGCCATGCTGGGCGCGGCGTTCGCCATTACCGGCCGGCGCATCAAGTGGGCGATCTGGCTGCTGCTGCCGCTGGTGGCGTGGCTGACGCGCTATGCCGAGCCGAATAATTTCCAGACCATCGTCTGCTACTTCCCGCTGATGTTCGCCGGCTGCTGGCTGTACTTCTACCGCAGCGGCCAGGCCGGCAAGCTGGAAACGGTTGCGCATTTCATCGTGCTGCTGGCGCTGTTCGTGTGGGTCACCAACTGGGGCTCGGTAGAGCTGTACGCCAGCTACGGCATCGGCATCGCGCTGTTCCTGGCCGGCGCGCTGTGGCCGCAACTGGTGGCCGCGCCGCTGCTTACCCGCGTGGCGAGTGTCAGCTACGCCTGGTATGTCTGCCACTCGGTGCCCGGTTACGCCATCCTGTTCACGCTGGCACAATACGGCACCCCGTGGTGGCTGATGGTGATCATCGCGCTGGCGGCAACCTGGTGCCTGGCACTGGCGATCAACCGCTTTGTGGAACAGCCGACGCAGAAAATCGGCAAGCGGCTGGCGGACAAGCTGAAGTAG
- a CDS encoding DegT/DnrJ/EryC1/StrS aminotransferase family protein, translating to MAEQKFLPFALPDIGEDEINEVVDALRSGWVTTGPKTKQFEADFAAFIGDGVEAIAVNSATAGLHLALEAVGVGEGDEVIVPSYTFTATAEVVRYLGAHPVIVDVDPATFNIRPEAIRAAITPKTRAIMPVHFAGLACDMDAIIAIAREHNLKVVEDAAHAMPTYYKGKLIGALDSDVTVFSFYANKTMTTGEGGMVVSKNKDIIARCKVMRLHGISRDAFDRYTSKTPAWYYEVIAPGYKYNMPDTAAAMGIHQLKKIRAFHEKREAMAVRFDRELADLPLILPARPVDAGSNHAWHLYPVRIKPEAGISRDDFIVRMAELGIGCSVHFIPLHRQPVWRDGYDLKRESFPVADAAFEAEVTLPLYTRMSDDDQTRVIAAVRQLLGK from the coding sequence ATGGCTGAACAGAAATTCCTCCCTTTTGCGCTGCCGGACATCGGCGAAGACGAAATCAATGAAGTGGTCGATGCGCTGCGTTCCGGCTGGGTGACCACCGGCCCCAAGACCAAACAGTTCGAGGCCGATTTTGCCGCCTTCATCGGCGACGGCGTGGAAGCCATCGCGGTGAACTCCGCCACCGCCGGCCTGCACCTGGCGCTGGAAGCGGTGGGCGTGGGCGAGGGCGACGAGGTGATCGTGCCCAGCTACACCTTTACCGCCACCGCCGAGGTGGTGCGCTATCTCGGCGCGCACCCGGTGATCGTGGATGTGGACCCGGCCACCTTCAACATCCGCCCGGAGGCGATTCGCGCCGCCATCACGCCGAAGACCCGCGCCATCATGCCGGTGCACTTCGCCGGCCTCGCCTGCGATATGGACGCGATCATCGCCATTGCCCGCGAGCACAATCTCAAGGTGGTGGAAGATGCCGCTCACGCCATGCCCACCTACTACAAGGGCAAGCTGATCGGCGCGCTGGATTCCGATGTGACGGTGTTCAGCTTCTACGCCAACAAGACCATGACCACCGGCGAGGGCGGCATGGTGGTGTCGAAAAACAAGGACATCATCGCCCGCTGCAAGGTGATGCGCCTGCATGGCATCAGCCGCGATGCCTTCGACCGCTACACCTCCAAGACCCCGGCCTGGTATTACGAGGTAATCGCTCCCGGCTACAAGTACAACATGCCGGATACCGCCGCGGCGATGGGCATCCACCAGCTGAAGAAAATCCGCGCCTTCCACGAAAAACGCGAGGCGATGGCCGTGCGTTTTGACCGCGAGCTGGCCGACCTGCCGCTGATCCTGCCGGCCCGCCCGGTGGACGCCGGCAGCAACCACGCCTGGCACCTGTACCCGGTGCGCATCAAGCCGGAAGCCGGCATCAGCCGCGACGACTTCATCGTGCGCATGGCGGAGCTGGGTATCGGCTGCTCGGTGCACTTCATCCCGCTGCATCGCCAGCCGGTATGGCGTGATGGTTACGACCTCAAGCGCGAGAGCTTCCCGGTGGCCGATGCGGCGTTCGAAGCCGAGGTGACGCTGCCGCTGTACACCCGCATGAGCGATGACGATCAGACCCGCGTCATTGCCGCCGTGCGCCAGCTGCTGGGCAAGTGA
- a CDS encoding sugar transferase: MSDKPDYAADESRSSAGQLDTLRPTLAARHGSPLLKRLFDLVAVLAGLALIWPLLLLIGLWVKLDSPGPVFFRQVRVGRGGRLFRIHKFRTMRINAEAAGQLTVGADSRVTRAGHILRKSKLDELPQLLDVLFGDMSLVGPRPEVPKYVACYPDNVRDIVLSVRPGITDWASIRMIDENEILGKAADPERAYIEQVLPEKLAYYLRYAQGYSLAGDVQIILATLLKIVTR; the protein is encoded by the coding sequence ATGAGCGACAAGCCGGATTACGCCGCAGACGAGTCGCGCAGTAGCGCTGGGCAGCTGGATACCTTGCGGCCAACGTTGGCCGCACGCCACGGCTCGCCCTTGCTCAAGCGCCTGTTCGACCTGGTTGCCGTGCTGGCCGGGCTGGCACTGATCTGGCCGCTGCTGCTGCTGATCGGCCTGTGGGTGAAGCTGGATTCGCCGGGCCCGGTGTTCTTCCGCCAGGTGCGGGTAGGGCGCGGCGGCCGGCTGTTCCGCATCCACAAGTTCCGCACCATGCGCATCAATGCCGAGGCCGCCGGCCAGCTGACGGTGGGCGCGGACAGCCGCGTCACCCGCGCCGGCCACATCCTGCGCAAGAGCAAGCTGGACGAGCTACCACAGCTCCTGGACGTGCTGTTCGGCGACATGAGCCTGGTGGGCCCGCGCCCGGAAGTGCCCAAGTACGTGGCCTGCTACCCGGACAATGTGCGCGACATCGTGCTGTCGGTGCGCCCCGGCATTACCGACTGGGCGTCGATCCGCATGATCGACGAGAACGAGATACTGGGTAAGGCTGCCGACCCGGAGCGCGCCTATATCGAACAGGTGCTGCCGGAAAAGCTGGCCTACTACCTGCGCTATGCGCAGGGCTACAGCCTGGCCGGGGATGTGCAGATCATCCTCGCCACCTTGCTGAAGATCGTGACGCGTTAA
- a CDS encoding glycosyltransferase family 4 protein, protein MKIAHLSSAHPRHDIRIFVKECASLAAAGHEVHLVVADGLGEEINRGVRFHDVGPKSGGRLSRMTGTVKRVYQKALELMPDVAHFHDPELIPAALRLQQAGIKIVYDVHEDVPRQVLAKHWIPGMARPWVSRGVETLEDYAARRFDAIVAATPVIRQRFERAGARHSIDVCNYPILAELVRDTPWASRRNEVCYLGGISRTRGIEPIIAALPDTDTRLNLAGIWSEPDLKAALQREAGWARVNDLGVLDRAGVATVLAQSKVGLVTLLPTPSYVESLPIKLFEYMAAGMPVIASDFPLWRDIVEDAGCGLLVDPQDPHAIAEAIATLLSDDARAQTMGDAGKRAVLAKYSWAAEADKLVALYQQLAA, encoded by the coding sequence GTGAAAATCGCCCATCTCAGCAGCGCCCACCCGCGCCACGATATCCGCATCTTCGTGAAGGAGTGCGCCAGCCTGGCGGCCGCCGGGCACGAGGTGCACCTGGTGGTGGCCGACGGGCTGGGCGAGGAGATCAACCGCGGCGTGCGCTTTCACGACGTGGGCCCCAAGAGCGGCGGCCGGCTGTCGCGCATGACCGGCACGGTGAAGCGCGTGTACCAGAAGGCGCTGGAACTGATGCCGGACGTGGCGCATTTTCACGACCCGGAGCTGATTCCTGCCGCGCTGCGCCTGCAGCAGGCCGGCATCAAAATCGTGTACGACGTGCACGAGGACGTGCCGCGCCAGGTGCTGGCCAAGCACTGGATTCCCGGCATGGCACGGCCGTGGGTGTCGCGCGGGGTGGAAACGCTGGAGGACTACGCCGCGCGCCGCTTCGATGCCATCGTGGCCGCCACGCCGGTGATCCGCCAGCGCTTCGAACGCGCCGGCGCCCGCCACAGCATCGACGTGTGCAACTACCCGATCCTGGCCGAACTGGTGCGCGACACGCCGTGGGCCAGCCGCCGCAACGAGGTGTGCTACCTGGGCGGCATCAGCCGCACCCGCGGCATCGAGCCCATCATCGCCGCGCTGCCGGACACCGACACCCGGCTGAACCTGGCCGGCATCTGGAGCGAGCCGGACCTGAAGGCCGCACTGCAACGCGAAGCCGGCTGGGCGCGGGTGAACGACCTGGGCGTGCTGGATCGCGCCGGCGTGGCCACGGTGCTGGCGCAGAGCAAGGTGGGTCTGGTGACGCTGCTGCCCACGCCCAGCTACGTGGAATCGCTGCCGATCAAGCTGTTCGAATACATGGCCGCCGGCATGCCGGTGATCGCCAGCGATTTCCCGCTGTGGCGCGACATCGTCGAGGATGCCGGCTGCGGCCTGCTGGTGGACCCGCAGGACCCGCATGCCATTGCCGAGGCCATCGCCACGCTGCTCTCCGACGATGCCCGTGCCCAGACCATGGGCGATGCCGGCAAGCGCGCAGTGCTGGCCAAGTACAGCTGGGCGGCCGAGGCCGACAAGCTGGTGGCGCTGTACCAACAGTTGGCCGCATGA
- a CDS encoding GFA family protein, whose protein sequence is MSRPEQTYRGSCHCGAVQFEIRSDFPELTMCDCSLCRKKNALMVKVHESCFTLLAGAEQLAEYQFHTHTARHFFCKVCGIYPFHRKRVTPDNFGINVFCLEGFDPTGIPLRQAVGAAMP, encoded by the coding sequence ATGAGCCGACCGGAACAGACTTACCGCGGCAGCTGCCACTGCGGTGCGGTGCAGTTCGAGATCCGCAGTGATTTTCCCGAGCTGACCATGTGCGACTGCTCGCTGTGCCGCAAGAAGAACGCGCTGATGGTGAAGGTGCACGAAAGCTGCTTTACCCTGCTGGCCGGGGCAGAGCAGCTGGCGGAGTACCAGTTTCATACCCATACTGCGCGGCATTTCTTCTGCAAGGTGTGTGGCATTTACCCGTTCCACCGCAAGCGCGTAACGCCGGATAATTTCGGCATCAACGTGTTCTGCCTGGAGGGTTTCGACCCGACGGGCATCCCGCTGCGCCAGGCCGTTGGCGCCGCGATGCCCTGA
- a CDS encoding dicarboxylate/amino acid:cation symporter: protein MKINRLTAMILAAMLLGIAAGYGWRETAGSPEAINAFADQLTILTDIFLRLIKMIIAPLVFSTLVVGIARMGDSATVGRIGAKTMGWFLTASFVSLALGLIMVNLLKPGVGLGLPLPDVAAHSGIEKSALTLKDFIGHLIPKSVFDALAKNEILSIVVFALFFGTAASAVGDKAKVLIEAIDAVAHIMLKVTGYVMNFAPFAVFAAIASMVAKEGLGILSTYGSFMGQFYLTLGMLWLCLLLMGSVFLKRRVLELLVAVREPALLAFSTASSEAAYPKTLDRLKRFGCSDRIASFVLPMGYSFNLDGSMIYCTFASIFIAQAYGIRLSLSQEITMMLILMVTSKGMAGVPRASLVVIAATLSQFNIPEAGLLLLLGVDHFLDMGRSATNVLGNAIAASVVAKTENALGAAQPELDEDDDIDPEPRQDVEPAYAKQQA, encoded by the coding sequence GTGAAAATCAACCGACTTACCGCAATGATCCTGGCCGCCATGCTGCTGGGTATTGCTGCTGGCTACGGCTGGCGTGAAACCGCTGGCAGCCCGGAGGCCATCAATGCCTTCGCCGACCAGCTGACCATTCTTACCGATATCTTCCTGCGCCTGATCAAGATGATCATCGCGCCGCTGGTGTTCTCCACCCTGGTGGTGGGCATCGCACGCATGGGCGACTCCGCTACCGTTGGCCGCATCGGCGCCAAGACCATGGGCTGGTTCCTCACCGCCTCCTTCGTCTCGCTGGCGCTGGGCCTGATCATGGTGAACCTGCTCAAGCCGGGCGTGGGCCTGGGCCTACCGCTGCCGGACGTTGCCGCCCACAGCGGCATCGAGAAGAGCGCGCTGACGCTGAAGGACTTCATCGGCCACCTGATTCCCAAGAGCGTGTTCGACGCGCTGGCCAAGAACGAGATCCTCTCCATCGTGGTGTTCGCGCTGTTCTTCGGCACCGCCGCTTCCGCGGTAGGCGACAAGGCCAAGGTACTGATCGAAGCCATCGACGCCGTGGCGCACATCATGCTCAAGGTCACCGGCTACGTGATGAACTTCGCGCCGTTCGCCGTGTTCGCGGCGATTGCCAGCATGGTGGCCAAGGAAGGCCTGGGCATCCTGTCCACCTACGGCAGCTTCATGGGCCAGTTCTACCTGACCCTGGGCATGCTGTGGCTGTGCCTGCTGCTGATGGGCAGCGTGTTCCTCAAGCGCCGCGTGCTGGAGCTGCTGGTTGCCGTGCGTGAGCCGGCGCTGCTGGCGTTCTCCACCGCCAGCTCCGAGGCCGCCTACCCCAAGACTCTGGACCGCCTGAAGCGTTTCGGTTGCAGTGACCGCATCGCCAGCTTCGTGCTGCCGATGGGCTACTCGTTCAACCTCGACGGCTCGATGATCTACTGCACCTTCGCCAGCATCTTCATTGCCCAGGCCTACGGCATCCGGCTGTCGCTGTCGCAGGAAATCACCATGATGCTGATCCTGATGGTGACTTCCAAGGGCATGGCCGGCGTACCGCGCGCCTCGCTGGTGGTGATTGCCGCCACGCTGTCGCAGTTCAACATTCCGGAAGCCGGCCTGCTGCTGCTGCTGGGCGTGGACCATTTCCTGGACATGGGCCGCTCCGCCACCAACGTGCTGGGCAACGCCATTGCCGCCAGCGTGGTAGCCAAGACCGAGAACGCGCTGGGAGCCGCCCAGCCGGAGCTGGACGAAGACGACGACATCGACCCGGAACCGCGCCAGGACGTGGAGCCGGCGTACGCCAAGCAGCAGGCCTGA
- a CDS encoding glycosyltransferase family 4 protein gives MKLLLIGSASVHTFRYLAGIAPQVSEVHLVTSGPLPERYHAANLGRVLQVDFSLRALRTASRIAALIDELRPDIVHVHQANSVAWHARRALAGRRMPWLLTAWGSDVLLLPQQSRLLRSMVAANLAAASAVTSDSLHMAAVCRQLAPLRRMDVLNFGMDELPAQPDIAAKPLSVLSCRLHKPLYRIDAIVRAWAEVEADARFAGWSLTVAASGSETDALLQLARKLQLQRIHFTGFVTPDVLAGLYRDARLFVSVPTSDATSISLLEAMGHGCLPLLSNLPANLEWVLDGVNGAIVEDVARLGTALKAQLLRAGDNEQLAEAVALNRRLVSEKGLHQHNMARFADIYRQLLAH, from the coding sequence ATGAAGCTGCTGCTGATCGGCTCCGCCTCGGTACATACCTTCCGCTACCTGGCCGGCATTGCGCCACAGGTGAGCGAGGTGCACCTGGTTACCAGCGGCCCGCTGCCGGAGCGCTACCATGCGGCCAACCTTGGCCGCGTGTTGCAGGTGGATTTCAGCCTGCGCGCACTGCGCACCGCCAGCCGCATCGCCGCGCTGATCGACGAGCTGCGCCCGGACATCGTGCACGTGCACCAGGCCAACAGCGTCGCCTGGCACGCGCGCCGCGCGCTGGCCGGCCGGCGCATGCCGTGGCTGCTCACCGCCTGGGGCTCGGACGTGCTGCTGCTGCCGCAGCAGAGCCGGCTGCTGCGCAGCATGGTGGCGGCCAATCTGGCGGCCGCCAGCGCAGTGACCAGCGATTCGCTGCACATGGCGGCGGTATGCCGCCAGCTGGCGCCGCTGCGGCGCATGGACGTGCTCAACTTCGGCATGGACGAGCTGCCGGCGCAGCCGGACATCGCCGCCAAGCCGCTGAGCGTGCTGTCCTGCCGCCTGCACAAGCCGCTGTACCGCATCGATGCCATCGTGCGCGCCTGGGCCGAGGTGGAGGCCGATGCGCGCTTCGCCGGCTGGTCGCTCACCGTGGCCGCCAGCGGCAGCGAAACCGATGCGCTGCTGCAACTGGCGCGCAAGCTGCAACTGCAGCGCATCCACTTCACCGGCTTCGTGACGCCGGACGTACTGGCCGGGCTGTACCGCGACGCGCGACTGTTCGTCAGCGTGCCCACCAGCGACGCCACCAGCATCAGCCTGCTGGAAGCCATGGGCCATGGCTGCCTGCCGCTGCTGTCCAACCTGCCGGCCAACCTGGAATGGGTGCTGGACGGCGTCAACGGCGCCATCGTCGAGGACGTGGCGCGGCTGGGCACGGCGCTGAAGGCGCAGCTGCTGCGCGCCGGCGACAACGAACAACTGGCCGAGGCCGTGGCGCTCAACCGCCGGCTGGTGAGCGAAAAAGGCCTGCACCAGCACAATATGGCGCGCTTTGCCGATATTTACCGCCAGCTGCTGGCGCATTGA